From Desulfovibrio inopinatus DSM 10711, the proteins below share one genomic window:
- a CDS encoding IS256 family transposase, with protein sequence MSKDSISIFEEQAAKRDMLTELARQGAMQILAQALEIEVQELLERVAQPLADGKKGVVRNGYLPERDIITGAGPVPVKVPKVRDRTGNGIKFTSKLVPPYLKRTESVEDFLPLLYLHGISTGDFKEVLTALFGDKAQGLSSSSIGRLKQQWQSEHQKWNKRSLKGHHYIYIWADGIYFNIRADDDRQCILVVIGATTDGRKELLAVEDGFRESEQSWYELLVDLKTRGLEIPPSLAIADGALGFWAALRKLFPGTKQQRYWVHKTANVLNKLPKSIQENAKAGLHEIWMAATHEEANKAFDLFLKKYEDKYPKAAQCLKKDREELLVFYGFPAEHWAHIRTTNPIESTFATVRLRTSKIRGCVSRDTVLAMIFKLVQSAQQSWRRLRGYKLLDKLITGTKFVNGEEVLAEDMDESGREAA encoded by the coding sequence ATGAGCAAGGATAGTATTTCGATCTTTGAGGAGCAAGCTGCAAAGCGGGATATGTTGACAGAATTGGCTCGGCAAGGAGCAATGCAGATTTTGGCGCAAGCTCTTGAAATCGAAGTTCAAGAACTATTGGAACGTGTTGCTCAGCCTCTCGCTGACGGTAAAAAGGGCGTTGTCCGAAACGGTTATCTCCCTGAACGTGATATTATTACTGGAGCGGGCCCGGTCCCAGTGAAGGTGCCGAAGGTTCGCGACAGAACTGGCAACGGGATCAAATTCACCTCCAAACTTGTTCCGCCGTATCTGAAGCGTACGGAGAGCGTCGAAGATTTTTTACCTTTGCTGTACCTGCACGGCATTTCCACCGGCGATTTTAAAGAGGTTTTGACGGCTTTGTTCGGAGATAAAGCGCAAGGGTTGTCTTCAAGCAGTATCGGCCGATTGAAGCAACAATGGCAGAGCGAACATCAGAAATGGAACAAACGTTCCTTAAAGGGACACCATTATATCTACATCTGGGCTGACGGCATATACTTCAATATTCGGGCTGATGATGACCGCCAATGTATCCTCGTGGTCATTGGTGCTACGACGGATGGTCGCAAAGAGCTTCTTGCCGTGGAAGACGGGTTCCGTGAGTCCGAGCAAAGCTGGTACGAATTGCTCGTCGATCTCAAAACTCGTGGTCTGGAAATCCCTCCCAGCTTGGCTATTGCAGACGGTGCCCTCGGTTTTTGGGCGGCATTGCGTAAACTCTTTCCTGGAACCAAGCAGCAACGCTATTGGGTTCACAAAACGGCCAATGTTCTCAATAAGCTGCCTAAATCCATTCAAGAAAATGCCAAGGCCGGTTTGCATGAAATCTGGATGGCCGCAACGCACGAGGAGGCGAACAAGGCTTTCGATTTGTTTCTCAAAAAGTACGAAGACAAATATCCCAAGGCTGCGCAATGTCTCAAAAAGGACAGAGAGGAACTCTTGGTCTTCTATGGTTTTCCAGCGGAACACTGGGCGCACATCCGGACGACCAACCCGATTGAATCGACCTTTGCCACAGTTCGATTACGGACGAGTAAAATCAGGGGCTGTGTTTCGCGGGATACGGTCCTGGCAATGATCTTCAAGCTGGTTCAATCCGCACAACAAAGCTGGCGCCGATTACGCGGATATAAACTGCTCGACAAACTGATTACTGGTACGAAATTCGTCAACGGCGAAGAAGTCTTGGCTGAGGACATGGATGAATCTGGCAGGGAAGCCGCCTGA
- a CDS encoding saccharopine dehydrogenase NADP-binding domain-containing protein — protein sequence MSTVVGVLGGAGAIGTEAVDFLLRYVSDIEVLVLGRSSEKLTHILKSHKKNIRTQVLDCSNILDLRKVLQQCSVICNCAGPSSVLGPCVAKEALRAEVPYVDPAGEAPLLAVFERPEHYKTENISTVVLGSGLMPGLSGLVPLWLYQHLQEKNRPSTYLRIYYAALDAFSYSAAYDYAESMRKAPPPESTAARPHFVEMPFSGQSFLAFAYTSFEIRRVRERLNIPLDFHNCFIGEEMPRALATIAKTADSVFSLDDAATVLKNASGACASRYGRGHFFLCEAEGDNGQKTSLAVAVDDANTFMGAMVGMAVEAILSGQVRGVNYFAEALPPKSVMTQLARQGLIRMGPPEMHFVHNQEV from the coding sequence ATGAGTACGGTTGTAGGCGTGCTTGGCGGCGCAGGCGCTATCGGTACGGAGGCAGTAGATTTTTTGTTGCGCTATGTCTCCGATATTGAAGTCCTCGTTCTCGGTCGATCTTCAGAGAAGCTTACTCACATCCTGAAGAGCCATAAAAAGAACATCCGTACTCAGGTGTTGGATTGCAGCAATATCTTAGATCTTCGCAAAGTTTTGCAGCAGTGCTCCGTGATTTGTAATTGTGCAGGACCTTCGTCCGTACTGGGGCCCTGCGTTGCTAAAGAAGCTTTACGTGCCGAGGTTCCTTATGTGGACCCCGCTGGAGAGGCTCCTTTGCTGGCTGTTTTTGAACGCCCGGAGCATTATAAGACAGAAAATATATCCACAGTAGTGCTTGGTTCTGGACTTATGCCAGGGCTCTCAGGACTTGTACCGCTATGGCTGTATCAACATTTGCAAGAAAAAAATCGGCCATCAACGTATTTACGCATCTATTACGCGGCTCTCGATGCGTTCAGTTACAGTGCCGCTTATGACTATGCGGAGAGTATGCGTAAAGCACCACCTCCTGAGAGCACTGCGGCGAGACCGCACTTTGTGGAAATGCCTTTTTCAGGACAGTCTTTTTTGGCTTTTGCATATACCTCCTTTGAAATTCGCCGAGTACGAGAACGATTGAACATTCCTCTTGATTTTCATAACTGCTTTATAGGGGAAGAAATGCCTCGTGCTCTCGCAACAATCGCAAAGACTGCGGACTCTGTATTTTCTCTGGATGATGCGGCAACGGTACTTAAAAATGCCTCTGGAGCTTGTGCTTCGCGTTATGGACGAGGGCATTTCTTTTTATGCGAAGCAGAGGGGGACAACGGACAAAAGACGTCATTGGCAGTCGCCGTGGACGATGCCAATACTTTTATGGGAGCTATGGTTGGGATGGCTGTTGAAGCAATCCTGTCTGGTCAGGTCCGGGGAGTGAATTATTTCGCCGAAGCCTTGCCCCCCAAAAGTGTCATGACACAACTTGCACGACAAGGATTGATCCGAATGGGGCCGCCTGAAATGCATTTTGTCCATAATCAGGAGGTGTAA
- a CDS encoding class I SAM-dependent DNA methyltransferase has product MSRHDIWDATYVAKNSEELSCAYDKWACDYDRDTLHGMGYVGPALACKVLDSYLESPKSRVLDAGCGTGLVGEKLAEMGYDRLEALDYCDSMLEQAKAKDVYGHLVQGDMNESLKFADNSYDATICVGTFTYAHVGPHAFEEFIRITKPNGYICFTVRDGAYQEYDYRSKMVELESNGTWELLQMLDEDYLIKEKVTAKFCIYKVLGGQA; this is encoded by the coding sequence ATGTCGCGTCATGATATTTGGGATGCTACATATGTTGCTAAAAATTCTGAAGAATTGAGCTGTGCCTATGATAAATGGGCATGCGATTATGATCGAGATACTTTGCATGGGATGGGCTATGTGGGGCCGGCTTTGGCTTGCAAAGTTCTGGATTCGTATTTGGAATCGCCTAAAAGCCGCGTTCTCGATGCCGGATGTGGAACAGGTCTTGTTGGGGAAAAGCTTGCGGAAATGGGATATGATCGTCTGGAAGCTTTGGATTATTGTGATTCCATGTTGGAGCAAGCCAAAGCTAAAGACGTGTATGGCCATCTGGTTCAAGGCGATATGAATGAATCGTTGAAATTCGCCGATAATAGTTATGATGCGACTATTTGTGTGGGCACTTTTACGTATGCCCACGTTGGACCACATGCCTTTGAGGAGTTCATTCGCATCACCAAGCCGAATGGCTACATTTGTTTTACTGTGCGCGATGGAGCGTATCAGGAGTATGACTATCGTAGCAAAATGGTGGAGCTTGAATCCAACGGAACATGGGAATTGCTCCAAATGCTTGATGAGGACTATCTCATCAAAGAAAAGGTCACCGCAAAATTTTGTATCTACAAAGTTCTTGGAGGCCAGGCATGA
- a CDS encoding helix-turn-helix domain-containing protein — protein sequence MQNTSLITSTACSQSTAQAVAEVASILRDNIEAPPRLVELARRVGFSAPRLNREFRRIFGTTVFGYLRILRLEEARNLLENSDINITEAAFSVGYQSLPSFSQAFRGYFGMSPRQYRNDIRRIS from the coding sequence ATGCAAAATACATCTCTCATCACTTCAACGGCATGTTCACAATCAACGGCACAAGCCGTCGCTGAGGTAGCAAGCATTTTACGTGATAATATTGAAGCACCTCCACGTCTGGTAGAGCTTGCTCGTCGGGTCGGTTTTTCTGCCCCTCGCCTGAATCGTGAATTTCGTCGAATTTTTGGTACGACCGTCTTTGGGTATTTGCGTATTCTTCGCTTGGAAGAGGCCAGAAATTTACTAGAAAATAGCGATATTAATATTACTGAGGCGGCATTTAGTGTCGGCTATCAAAGCCTTCCTTCATTTAGCCAGGCGTTTCGCGGTTATTTTGGCATGAGTCCACGACAATACCGCAACGACATACGAAGGATTTCGTAA
- a CDS encoding thioesterase II family protein, giving the protein MSSWICADVSADAEMRLFCIPYAGAGASLYRSWSHIFSPSIQVCPVQLPGREERLGESCHTTVATLVEGLMGELVFYLDRPYALFGHSMGSKIAFELCRALQEAGHVLPEILVVSACRAPHLPEPAPIHDLPQDDFVSGLKRYSDDVTLLEENPELLELLLPLLRADFLADESYTFNGDGVLPLPIQAFYGTNDPEATLPEVRAWGLYSTMELTLTAVDGNHLFVRDKKDDVVSVLNSQLQNIILKDRACKNKRKPLHETTMNTW; this is encoded by the coding sequence ATGAGTTCTTGGATTTGTGCAGATGTGTCTGCAGATGCAGAGATGCGACTCTTTTGCATTCCGTATGCCGGTGCCGGAGCTTCTTTGTATCGAAGTTGGAGTCACATTTTTTCTCCATCAATTCAGGTCTGCCCGGTACAACTCCCCGGAAGAGAAGAGCGGCTAGGAGAATCCTGCCATACGACAGTAGCTACGCTCGTAGAAGGACTCATGGGAGAGTTGGTTTTTTATCTTGATAGGCCATATGCACTTTTTGGACATAGCATGGGATCTAAAATAGCTTTTGAATTGTGCCGGGCTCTTCAGGAAGCCGGCCATGTTCTTCCTGAAATTCTTGTCGTTTCGGCGTGCCGGGCGCCACACCTCCCGGAGCCTGCCCCGATTCATGATTTACCTCAAGATGACTTTGTATCCGGTTTAAAACGCTACTCCGACGATGTTACTTTGTTGGAAGAGAATCCGGAATTACTGGAACTTTTGCTCCCACTGCTTCGGGCGGATTTCTTGGCAGATGAAAGTTATACTTTCAATGGTGACGGTGTCCTTCCTCTTCCTATTCAAGCTTTTTACGGTACGAACGATCCAGAAGCTACGTTACCGGAAGTACGTGCATGGGGTTTATACTCCACAATGGAACTCACACTTACTGCAGTGGATGGCAACCATCTTTTTGTTCGAGACAAAAAAGATGATGTTGTCTCTGTGCTTAACTCTCAATTGCAGAACATCATACTCAAAGATAGGGCTTGTAAAAATAAACGTAAGCCACTTCATGAAACGACTATGAACACCTGGTGA
- a CDS encoding Gfo/Idh/MocA family oxidoreductase, translated as MPAPIQTLCCGTRFGQVYLEGLRLAPDFALAGILARGNSRSQQLAQKYGVPLYTSLDHIPRHIEAACVVIRSSIVGGAGTEIALSLLRRGIHVIQEHPMHPREVETCQQTALRAGCVHYLNTHHVHMGETQKFLRLVHEIQQEQPICFINALCGVQVLCSLLDIIGMAVGTVTPYAFEEYSPGLEHVLAACDVEAFPYEVLRGHIAGTPVTLGVQNYYDSTDPDNNAAILHRMTVGFPSGNLTLQSAAGPLLWSDRLHFSRDIFDMENTLHPYNPISRLLSDSEGPSLSHLVEEQWPQAVAHALQEFHSIITDQGSLFNRYAYAKALCSMWAERMQKLGAPRLIQLTPPPRQLPKVIEAYLKK; from the coding sequence ATGCCTGCTCCCATACAAACTCTTTGTTGTGGCACTCGTTTTGGTCAGGTTTACCTTGAAGGGCTACGCCTTGCCCCAGACTTCGCTTTGGCCGGTATATTAGCACGAGGGAACTCACGTTCGCAGCAATTAGCTCAAAAGTATGGTGTTCCTCTGTATACCTCTCTTGACCATATCCCTCGTCATATTGAAGCAGCGTGCGTGGTTATACGGTCTTCCATAGTGGGAGGAGCGGGAACGGAGATTGCGTTGTCTTTATTGCGTCGAGGTATCCATGTTATCCAAGAGCATCCAATGCATCCTCGTGAAGTGGAAACATGTCAGCAAACTGCATTACGTGCAGGATGTGTACATTATTTGAATACACATCATGTGCATATGGGGGAAACTCAAAAATTTTTGCGTCTTGTTCACGAGATTCAACAAGAGCAGCCCATATGTTTCATCAACGCTCTTTGTGGGGTCCAAGTATTATGCTCGTTGCTGGACATCATAGGAATGGCTGTCGGCACGGTGACGCCGTATGCTTTTGAAGAGTACAGTCCGGGGCTGGAGCATGTCTTAGCTGCCTGTGATGTAGAAGCATTTCCTTACGAAGTATTGCGGGGACATATTGCGGGGACGCCTGTAACCTTGGGAGTTCAAAACTATTACGACTCCACTGACCCTGACAATAATGCCGCCATTCTGCATCGAATGACAGTCGGATTCCCTTCGGGAAATTTAACACTGCAAAGTGCTGCCGGGCCTCTTCTCTGGTCGGATAGACTGCATTTCTCCCGCGATATTTTTGATATGGAAAATACGCTCCATCCTTACAATCCTATTTCCAGATTGCTTTCCGACTCGGAAGGTCCATCCCTTTCTCATCTTGTGGAGGAACAATGGCCGCAGGCTGTCGCACATGCTCTACAAGAATTTCATTCGATCATCACAGATCAAGGCTCGCTTTTCAATCGCTACGCATATGCGAAGGCCCTTTGTTCTATGTGGGCAGAACGCATGCAAAAACTCGGTGCACCTCGTTTGATTCAATTGACGCCTCCCCCCAGGCAATTACCGAAAGTTATTGAAGCATATCTAAAAAAATAA
- a CDS encoding non-ribosomal peptide synthetase, with protein sequence MTVQELVSYLEDKGAVLWAEDGALRFRAPKDVINSSLKTAMVAAKTEILAILKQRESGVHPLIHYPEDANKPFPLTALQGAYFVGRSDAYAHGGTSCHGYFELELPRLNTRRLTLVWQKLIERHPMLRAVFSANATQRILSDTPHYEITETNMDDMDATACLNALEAVRETMSHQHFDAKQWPLFELHVSHFQRNSRLHVSMDLLIADYLSISLLMEELGILYYDPKAALPPLEVTFRDVILAEKDLVNQAAWKRDKAYWINRLPTFPDAPALPIKSQEVSPPHFVRRHISLSAKERTALAQQTTDRGISLGTAVLAVFSEILGRWSATNHFALNLTVLNRLPWHEDVMRLVGDFTSVNLLEVKRKAGVPFVSFAKDLQGRLWEDLDHRLFNGVHVLRELARYKEGSVLMPVVFTNTVGVGIEQDARGFFQQGRIVHGISQTPQVWLDCQVMEAGGELHIQWDCLEDIFPKGVLDAMFSAFCDQIRQLIGNDTIWDSPLSVALPPAQEERRAIVNATGYPIENENLYNLFARQAALTPQAPAVFTAEKKLTYEELERRSGGICHHLKKLGVTPGENVAIVLEKSWMQPVAVLGVFAAGCTYIPLDPTWPEKRIRHILQEANVRFILVSSKRLDHYTTWDGVITVPVDAIDSFSEPASVAPPETRAYIIYTSGSTGTPKGVVITHAAAVNTLLDVNRRFGITEKDRVLAVSNLSFDLSVYDILGPLACGGAVVIPRRHSVADPAEWVEAGRRFDATVWNSVPALFEMAVEYGENTGVVPETLRVVLLSGDKIPLTLPSRANQLLPQAQLHSLGGATEASIWSIHYPITDVPLDWPSIPYGKPMDNQTFHVLNSLMEPCPDYVVGDLYIGGMGLAEGYFNDMIRTQEAFIIHPTTGERLYKTGDAGCMLPDGNIRFLGRRDFQVKVRGHRIELGEIETNLRSHPGVNEAVVVAQSENSGNSHLIAYVVPDCKETTQDSLLWQNVNDATKNAMESWLADTNVPLMHAFFDQMDESALMAMCETLSSLNAFPEGIWRIPKKLMYILSVPSKHAQLFRRILDTLCRHGYLDKKDGMYGNLRHVNREMLLTAWDKLVSLHEDFAYGRELMALLRNGALHFKDLLFDQVDPLHLLFPEGRTDVAVAVQFNYTSNYMNSQVVAAVLSLVENSSSSNLLHIFEVGAGVGGTSNSLIPALPKGKCRYTYSDLSTFFLNKARERYKDYPFIDYTVFDINGSLETQGISRASADVVIASNVLHNSVIAADVLRNLRGLLVPGGWLIFIESTRDNLSVMTSMEFLNDLYQFEDERKELNSPFLPAHRWASLLSEAGADHVSFFPGQDHPLSRVGQTVFIARFGGQDAIPDEQNIIRHLHERLPEYMIPSQLAIVSALPVTANGKVDRKALASFSASPHTSVAPSETIPLDAVQSELTDLVKGILSISSIGLEDDFYAAGGDSLLLTQLVAKMRSSFGEDLLDWEETLRYAVQNPTVRALAALVREKRGVSEDQENVPETIRPFDGAQAVVTLSLQTGEENRTPLYLIPDGTANISSFTPLLHAIDSHLPIHALTPASMEAYLAIPTSDLIPTLARNYAETLKAKEKPFLCGYCMGGLVALEVARIIEQRNHTLKGVAVINTVKPSYTINDSLLIFLTFIQEIGIDPAKIGVDVWDIGRAVTAVVQQESDITEGAVLAHLPPDSETYTACRTLVAMSREERLARTFELYNLTPAFSGTMSRHRLDGIYSVVAHSVQGVNAYEPRDMKSGVTLFRRQEEDAFLIPLGNQMKEFWRRHAQGEVEIIDLPGNHWKSMREPGVNVVAQSLATLAGKERA encoded by the coding sequence ATGACGGTACAAGAGCTGGTTTCGTATCTGGAAGATAAGGGTGCTGTTTTATGGGCTGAAGACGGGGCTTTACGCTTTCGAGCTCCCAAAGATGTTATTAATTCATCTTTGAAGACAGCCATGGTTGCAGCAAAAACAGAAATACTGGCAATCCTCAAGCAGCGTGAATCTGGCGTACATCCTTTGATTCATTACCCTGAGGATGCAAATAAACCTTTTCCACTTACGGCTCTACAAGGGGCCTACTTCGTAGGGCGTTCAGATGCATATGCTCATGGTGGGACATCATGCCATGGATATTTTGAACTGGAATTACCTCGGTTAAACACACGTCGTCTTACTCTTGTTTGGCAAAAGCTTATAGAACGACATCCCATGCTGCGCGCTGTGTTTTCTGCGAATGCCACACAGCGTATTTTATCCGATACGCCGCATTATGAAATAACTGAAACAAACATGGATGATATGGATGCCACTGCTTGCCTCAATGCTTTGGAAGCAGTGAGAGAGACCATGTCTCATCAACATTTTGATGCAAAACAATGGCCACTTTTTGAGTTACACGTCTCCCATTTTCAAAGAAATTCACGCCTCCATGTGAGCATGGATTTACTTATTGCCGATTATCTTAGCATCAGCCTTCTCATGGAGGAACTCGGTATTTTGTATTATGATCCAAAGGCGGCCCTACCACCTTTGGAAGTCACATTTCGTGATGTTATTTTGGCGGAAAAAGATCTTGTAAATCAAGCCGCCTGGAAACGGGATAAGGCATATTGGATTAATCGCTTACCTACTTTTCCCGATGCACCGGCTTTACCGATAAAAAGCCAAGAGGTAAGCCCTCCTCATTTTGTACGCCGCCATATATCCCTTTCCGCGAAAGAGCGAACCGCATTGGCTCAACAGACCACAGACCGAGGCATTAGCTTGGGAACTGCGGTATTGGCCGTTTTTTCTGAAATCCTTGGCCGATGGAGTGCCACGAACCATTTTGCCTTAAATCTTACGGTCCTCAATCGTCTGCCATGGCATGAAGATGTGATGCGTCTTGTCGGAGATTTCACCTCGGTGAATTTGCTCGAAGTGAAACGCAAGGCCGGCGTACCGTTTGTCTCGTTTGCCAAAGACCTTCAAGGACGGCTGTGGGAAGATCTGGACCACCGTTTGTTCAACGGTGTGCATGTATTACGAGAATTAGCTCGATATAAGGAAGGCTCTGTACTGATGCCAGTCGTATTTACAAATACGGTGGGTGTGGGCATTGAGCAGGATGCGAGAGGTTTTTTTCAACAGGGACGTATCGTTCATGGCATTAGCCAGACTCCACAAGTGTGGCTCGATTGCCAGGTTATGGAAGCAGGAGGCGAGCTTCATATTCAGTGGGATTGCCTTGAGGATATCTTCCCTAAGGGTGTCTTGGACGCCATGTTTTCTGCTTTTTGTGACCAGATAAGACAGTTGATTGGGAACGATACAATTTGGGATAGTCCCTTAAGTGTAGCTTTGCCACCAGCTCAGGAAGAACGTCGAGCCATCGTTAATGCTACGGGATATCCAATTGAGAATGAGAATCTTTATAATTTGTTTGCGCGTCAGGCCGCACTGACACCGCAGGCTCCTGCCGTGTTCACGGCGGAAAAAAAATTGACTTATGAAGAGCTTGAACGGCGAAGTGGTGGAATATGTCACCACCTGAAGAAATTAGGTGTCACACCCGGCGAAAATGTGGCCATTGTGCTGGAAAAAAGTTGGATGCAACCTGTCGCTGTACTCGGTGTTTTCGCTGCAGGATGTACTTATATTCCTCTTGATCCTACCTGGCCGGAAAAACGGATACGTCACATTCTACAGGAAGCAAATGTCCGATTCATACTCGTTTCTTCCAAGCGCTTGGATCATTATACGACATGGGATGGTGTTATTACTGTTCCTGTTGATGCCATAGATTCTTTTTCAGAGCCGGCCTCTGTGGCTCCACCAGAAACGCGCGCCTATATCATTTATACTTCTGGGTCCACAGGCACTCCCAAAGGGGTCGTCATCACCCATGCAGCGGCGGTCAACACACTACTGGATGTCAATCGGCGTTTCGGTATCACTGAAAAGGACAGAGTCCTTGCCGTATCGAATCTGAGCTTTGATCTTTCCGTGTACGATATTTTAGGTCCGTTGGCTTGTGGCGGGGCAGTGGTCATTCCTCGACGTCATAGTGTGGCGGACCCTGCAGAATGGGTAGAAGCCGGACGACGTTTTGATGCAACTGTATGGAATTCTGTGCCTGCACTTTTTGAAATGGCCGTTGAATATGGAGAAAATACGGGTGTTGTTCCTGAAACGCTTCGTGTCGTTTTGCTAAGTGGGGATAAGATACCTCTTACTCTTCCTTCCAGGGCAAACCAACTTTTACCGCAAGCACAACTACATAGCCTTGGCGGTGCTACAGAAGCCTCCATTTGGTCCATACACTATCCTATTACGGATGTCCCCTTGGATTGGCCTAGCATTCCCTATGGCAAGCCCATGGATAACCAGACATTTCATGTGCTCAACAGTCTTATGGAACCATGCCCGGATTATGTGGTCGGCGACCTTTACATAGGCGGTATGGGGCTCGCCGAAGGATACTTTAATGACATGATCCGAACGCAAGAGGCTTTTATAATCCACCCAACAACAGGAGAACGTTTATATAAAACCGGAGATGCGGGTTGCATGTTACCGGATGGGAATATTCGTTTTCTGGGACGTCGGGATTTTCAGGTAAAAGTTCGTGGCCATCGTATCGAACTGGGAGAAATTGAAACGAATCTTCGTTCGCATCCCGGCGTAAACGAAGCCGTGGTTGTGGCACAGAGTGAAAATTCCGGTAATTCTCATTTGATAGCCTACGTTGTTCCCGATTGCAAAGAAACAACACAAGACAGCCTTCTTTGGCAGAATGTAAACGACGCCACCAAAAATGCGATGGAGAGCTGGTTAGCTGATACGAATGTACCGCTCATGCATGCCTTTTTTGACCAAATGGATGAAAGCGCACTTATGGCCATGTGCGAAACTCTTTCAAGCCTTAATGCGTTTCCTGAAGGAATATGGCGTATCCCTAAAAAACTGATGTATATCCTCTCGGTGCCATCAAAGCATGCACAACTTTTCCGCCGTATTCTTGATACATTGTGTCGGCATGGCTATTTGGACAAAAAGGACGGAATGTACGGCAATCTGCGGCATGTCAATAGAGAGATGCTTTTAACGGCATGGGACAAACTTGTCAGTTTGCATGAAGATTTTGCCTATGGCCGGGAGTTGATGGCTTTACTTCGAAATGGCGCGTTGCATTTTAAAGATTTGTTGTTTGATCAGGTTGATCCTTTACATCTTCTTTTTCCGGAAGGGCGCACTGATGTCGCTGTAGCCGTACAATTTAATTATACCAGCAATTATATGAATAGCCAGGTCGTTGCTGCTGTTCTTTCTTTGGTTGAAAATTCTTCTTCAAGTAATCTGTTGCATATTTTTGAAGTTGGTGCCGGAGTTGGCGGCACGAGTAATAGTCTCATACCTGCTTTACCAAAAGGAAAATGCCGCTATACGTATTCCGATCTTTCCACATTCTTTCTTAATAAAGCGCGTGAACGCTATAAAGACTATCCTTTTATAGATTATACTGTGTTTGACATTAATGGGTCATTGGAAACACAGGGGATTTCCCGTGCATCTGCGGATGTGGTTATTGCATCCAATGTTTTGCACAATTCGGTGATCGCTGCCGATGTATTACGTAATTTAAGAGGACTGTTGGTTCCTGGTGGGTGGCTTATATTTATCGAATCAACACGAGATAACCTCAGCGTAATGACATCAATGGAATTTCTCAATGATCTTTACCAGTTTGAAGATGAACGTAAAGAGCTTAATTCTCCTTTCTTGCCGGCACATCGCTGGGCTTCTCTGTTATCTGAAGCGGGTGCGGATCATGTGTCTTTTTTCCCTGGTCAAGACCATCCTCTTTCTCGGGTAGGGCAGACCGTTTTTATTGCCCGCTTCGGAGGGCAGGATGCTATCCCCGATGAGCAAAACATCATTCGCCATCTCCATGAGCGTTTACCGGAGTATATGATTCCTTCTCAGCTTGCGATTGTCTCAGCTCTTCCAGTGACTGCAAATGGTAAGGTTGATCGTAAAGCTCTGGCATCATTTTCTGCAAGCCCACATACCTCGGTAGCTCCTTCTGAAACGATTCCTTTAGATGCCGTACAGAGCGAATTGACGGATTTGGTGAAAGGGATTTTATCCATAAGTTCAATAGGATTAGAGGATGACTTTTATGCAGCTGGCGGAGATTCTTTGCTCCTGACGCAGCTGGTAGCAAAAATGCGTTCCTCTTTTGGAGAAGACCTTCTGGATTGGGAAGAAACATTACGGTATGCCGTACAAAATCCCACTGTGCGCGCACTCGCGGCTCTTGTTCGAGAAAAACGTGGTGTATCGGAAGATCAAGAAAATGTTCCCGAAACCATCCGCCCTTTTGACGGTGCTCAGGCCGTCGTAACTCTTTCCTTACAAACAGGGGAGGAAAATCGGACGCCGCTGTATCTTATACCGGACGGAACAGCCAATATCTCCAGTTTTACTCCTTTATTGCATGCAATTGATTCCCACCTCCCCATACACGCTTTAACGCCGGCCTCGATGGAGGCATATCTCGCTATCCCAACCTCGGACCTTATTCCGACGCTGGCACGGAATTATGCAGAGACGCTGAAAGCAAAAGAGAAGCCTTTTCTTTGCGGCTATTGTATGGGGGGACTCGTGGCGTTGGAAGTGGCAAGAATTATAGAGCAGCGTAATCATACACTGAAAGGCGTCGCCGTCATCAATACTGTTAAACCGTCGTACACCATTAATGACTCGTTGTTGATCTTTCTCACCTTTATTCAGGAGATAGGTATTGATCCGGCTAAAATAGGTGTGGATGTGTGGGATATCGGCCGCGCCGTAACCGCCGTGGTGCAGCAGGAATCGGATATTACGGAAGGTGCTGTATTGGCTCATCTGCCTCCTGATTCTGAGACCTACACGGCATGCCGAACTCTTGTCGCAATGTCGCGAGAGGAACGGTTAGCCCGGACCTTTGAACTTTATAATCTTACCCCCGCATTTTCAGGAACCATGTCTCGCCATCGCTTGGATGGTATTTATAGCGTTGTGGCCCACAGTGTTCAGGGCGTCAACGCTTACGAACCACGCGATATGAAGAGTGGGGTAACCTTGTTTCGCCGACAGGAAGAAGACGCATTTCTCATTCCATTGGGAAATCAGATGAAAGAATTTTGGCGACGTCATGCACAGGGCGAAGTGGAGATTATAGACCTTCCCGGCAACCACTGGAAAAGCATGAGAGAGCCGGGAGTCAATGTTGTGGCACAATCATTAGCCACATTGGCAGGGAAGGAAAGAGCATGA